A stretch of Planococcus citri chromosome 5, ihPlaCitr1.1, whole genome shotgun sequence DNA encodes these proteins:
- the LOC135848992 gene encoding uncharacterized protein LOC135848992 isoform X2, with translation MAAFYRKALKTIYENLPEDMIFQDIHPISIMKLLVHFALVTDLKAKLKQGDTETEKIPHNWYQSDGRGGLEYTRNGRIYRVYILDFSSSDHDERNDDLTIMIRHLEAEDHGTISMNNDLPGNCSEERARIDEERIKDIIAEYVTALRDYMENIESGNFTPREQFPPINDQLE, from the exons ATGGCCGCATTTTATCGTAAAGCATTGAAAACAATTTATGAAAACCTGCCCGAGGACATGATATTTCAAGATATTCATCCCATCAGTATCATGAAACTGCTAGTTCATTTTGCGTTGGTCACGGATCTCAAAGCTAAACTCAAACAAGGTGATACGGAAACCGAGAAAATTCCTCACAATTGGTATCAATCTGATGGCCGGGGAGGTTTAGAGTATACACGAAATGGACGGATCTATCGTGTGTATATCCTTGATTTTAGTTCGTCTGATCATGACGAACGTAATGACGATCTCACCATTATGATTCGT CATTTGGAAGCAGAAGATCATGGAACAATTTCCATGAACAACGACTTACCAGGCAATTGTTCAGAGGAGCGAGCTCGTATCGATGAAGAACGGATTAAAGATATAATTGCCGAATACGTGACTGCGCTGCGCGACTA CATGGAGAATATTGAGTCTGGAAATTTTACACCCAGAGAGCAGTTCCCTCCTATTAACGACCAGTTGGAGTGA
- the RpL29 gene encoding uncharacterized protein RpL29 produces the protein MAKSKNHTNHNQNRKDHRNGIKKPRKFRYESSRGVCQKFLRNQRFALKGNLSTVDQVKRALERKKKKLVLRAILTEKKVQKSDNLGISKV, from the exons ATGGCCAAGTCAAAGAATCATACGAATCACAATCAAA ACAGAAAAGATCACCGTAACGGTATCAAGAAACCGAGGAAATTCAGATACGAATCCAGCCGAGGA GTATGTCAGAAGTTTTTAAGAAATCAAAGATTCGCTCTGAAAGGCAACTTGTCTACGGTCGATCAAGTGAAACGAGCTTTGgaaaggaagaagaagaagttaGTTTTACGTGCTATCCTTACTGAAAAGAAAGTCCAAAAATCCGACAATTTGGGTATCTCTAAGGtttaa
- the Urm1 gene encoding phospholipid phosphatase 3 isoform X1 — protein sequence MRCSTENPLAILFDVIIFSTVVVLLSLVEWGLVTPFKTIGFYCKDPKLSYVNSGETVSVKLLLTVSFVLPYFMFLFVERFTNTNSEERPAKHLWLEKTHHWYLKYLHGLCFTFLITDLAKYLFGEPRPHFLHTCLPRESLNCTIGQYFDHYECTNNLSRHQLVDSFKSFPSGHAAFSCYFAVYFLVYFTRQIRTSSHLFLNVLQFFCIFWALLCSLSRITDHRHHWWDVLSGGILGISIAVYFISYNRRYKEKKEDLEYPNAVLEKNKNHKFNLISDSNS from the exons TGGTCGTATTGCTCTCATTGGTCGAATGGGGCCTGGTAACACCGTTCAAAACTATCGGATTTTACTGCAAGGATCCGAAGCTATCTTATGTAAATTCGGGCGAAACCGTATCGGTTAAATTATTACTAACTGTATCATTCGTATTACCTTATTTTATG tttctgttCGTCGAAAGATTCACGAACACGAATAGCGAAGAAAGGCCAGCGAAACACTTGTGGCTGGAAAAAACACATCATTGGTATTTAAAGTACCTGCACGGATTATGTTTTACCTTTTTGATCACCGATTTGGCTAAATACCTGTTCGGCGAACCCAGACCTCATTTTCTTCATACCTGTCTTCCTCGTGAAAGTCTCAACTGTACTATTGG aCAATATTTTGATCATTACGAATGCACTAATAATTTGAGCAGACATCAGCTGGTGGATTCGTTCAAATCTTTTCCATCGGGGCATGCTGCGTTTTCATGTTACTTCGCTGTGTATTTCTTG GTGTACTTCACTCGTCAAATACGTACCAGTTCTCATTTATTCTTAAACGTATTACAATtcttttgcatattttgggcaTTATTATGCTCCCTCTCACGTATCACCGATCACAGACATCACTGGTGGGATGTATTATCCGGAGGTATCCTGGGTATAAGCATCGCCGTATACTTCATCTCGTATAATCGAAGAtacaaagagaaaaaagaagatCTAGAGTACCCTAACGCTGTAttagaaaagaataaaaaccACAAGTTCAATTTGATTTCCGATTCGAACAGTTGA
- the LOC135848992 gene encoding uncharacterized protein LOC135848992 isoform X1: MAAFYRKALKTMYENLPEDMIFQDIHRMSIMKLLVHFALVTDLKAKRKQGDTETEKIPDNWYRPDDRVGLDHAYIRNGRIYHVYILDLSSDRDEPERNGDLPIMIHHREAQGTGTISIFTDLPGNCSEERARIDEERIKDVISEIVTGLRDYMENIESGNFTPAIPFPPNNDQLQ; encoded by the exons ATGGCCGCATTTTATCGCAAAGCATTAAAAACGATGTATGAAAACCTGCCAGAGGACATGATATTTCAAGATATTCATCGCATGAGCATCATGAAACTGCTGGTTCATTTTGCGTTGGTCACGGATCTCAAAGCTAAACGCAAACAAGGTGATACGGAAACCGAGAAAATTCCTGACAATTGGTATCGACCTGATGACCGGGTAGGTTTGGACCATGCGTATATACGAAACGGACGGATCTATCATGTGTACATCCTTGATCTTTCGTCTGATCGTGACGAGCCGGAGCGTAATGGCGATCTCCCCATTATGATCCAT CATAGGGAAGCACAAGGTACTGGAACAATTTCCATATTCACCGACTTACCAGGCAATTGTTCAGAAGAGCGAGCTCGTATTGATGAAGAACGGATCAAAGATGTTATTTCCGAAATAGTAACTGGGCTGCGCGACTA CATGGAGAATATTGAGTCTGGAAATTTTACACCCGCAATACCGTTCCCTCCTAATAACGATCAGTTGCAGTGA
- the Urm1 gene encoding phospholipid phosphatase 3 isoform X2 has translation MGVNIKFVIVVVLLSLVEWGLVTPFKTIGFYCKDPKLSYVNSGETVSVKLLLTVSFVLPYFMFLFVERFTNTNSEERPAKHLWLEKTHHWYLKYLHGLCFTFLITDLAKYLFGEPRPHFLHTCLPRESLNCTIGQYFDHYECTNNLSRHQLVDSFKSFPSGHAAFSCYFAVYFLVYFTRQIRTSSHLFLNVLQFFCIFWALLCSLSRITDHRHHWWDVLSGGILGISIAVYFISYNRRYKEKKEDLEYPNAVLEKNKNHKFNLISDSNS, from the exons ATGGGGGTCAATATTAAATTTGTTATTG TGGTCGTATTGCTCTCATTGGTCGAATGGGGCCTGGTAACACCGTTCAAAACTATCGGATTTTACTGCAAGGATCCGAAGCTATCTTATGTAAATTCGGGCGAAACCGTATCGGTTAAATTATTACTAACTGTATCATTCGTATTACCTTATTTTATG tttctgttCGTCGAAAGATTCACGAACACGAATAGCGAAGAAAGGCCAGCGAAACACTTGTGGCTGGAAAAAACACATCATTGGTATTTAAAGTACCTGCACGGATTATGTTTTACCTTTTTGATCACCGATTTGGCTAAATACCTGTTCGGCGAACCCAGACCTCATTTTCTTCATACCTGTCTTCCTCGTGAAAGTCTCAACTGTACTATTGG aCAATATTTTGATCATTACGAATGCACTAATAATTTGAGCAGACATCAGCTGGTGGATTCGTTCAAATCTTTTCCATCGGGGCATGCTGCGTTTTCATGTTACTTCGCTGTGTATTTCTTG GTGTACTTCACTCGTCAAATACGTACCAGTTCTCATTTATTCTTAAACGTATTACAATtcttttgcatattttgggcaTTATTATGCTCCCTCTCACGTATCACCGATCACAGACATCACTGGTGGGATGTATTATCCGGAGGTATCCTGGGTATAAGCATCGCCGTATACTTCATCTCGTATAATCGAAGAtacaaagagaaaaaagaagatCTAGAGTACCCTAACGCTGTAttagaaaagaataaaaaccACAAGTTCAATTTGATTTCCGATTCGAACAGTTGA
- the LOC135848992 gene encoding uncharacterized protein LOC135848992 isoform X3 — protein sequence MAAFYRKALKTMYENLPEDMIFQDIHRMSIMKLLVHFALVTDLKAKRKQGDTETEKIPDNWYRPDDRHREAQGTGTISIFTDLPGNCSEERARIDEERIKDVISEIVTGLRDYMENIESGNFTPAIPFPPNNDQLQ from the exons ATGGCCGCATTTTATCGCAAAGCATTAAAAACGATGTATGAAAACCTGCCAGAGGACATGATATTTCAAGATATTCATCGCATGAGCATCATGAAACTGCTGGTTCATTTTGCGTTGGTCACGGATCTCAAAGCTAAACGCAAACAAGGTGATACGGAAACCGAGAAAATTCCTGACAATTGGTATCGACCTGATGACCGG CATAGGGAAGCACAAGGTACTGGAACAATTTCCATATTCACCGACTTACCAGGCAATTGTTCAGAAGAGCGAGCTCGTATTGATGAAGAACGGATCAAAGATGTTATTTCCGAAATAGTAACTGGGCTGCGCGACTA CATGGAGAATATTGAGTCTGGAAATTTTACACCCGCAATACCGTTCCCTCCTAATAACGATCAGTTGCAGTGA